A region of the Flintibacter sp. KGMB00164 genome:
TTTACATCCCGGAAGTACTCATTGGCCAGGGTGTCGGGATCGTATTCGGGGTGTCCGGTAATAAAGAAGCGGCGGTTATCCTGGCTCTTTACTGCAAAGACGCCAGCCTGCTCCGAGACAGCCAGCAGCTGCAGTTCCGGGACAGCCAGAACATCCTCCAGCTTGTTTTCGGTATAGCGGGAGTGAGGAACATAGAAAATATCATCAAAGCCGCGGAACAGGGGGCTGCGCTTGCGTACCACCGTATGGGGGAAGACACCAAAGAGCTTTTTACCCAGGTCATACTTCGGAATATTATAATGGTAATAGAGACCGGCCTGAGCGCCCCAGCAGATATGCAGGGTAGAGTGGACGTGGGTCTTGGTCCATTCCATGATCTCGCACAGCTCATCCCAGTAGTCCACATCGGTAAAGTCCAGATTCTCTACCGGAGCTCCGGTAATGATCATACCGTCATACTTCCGGTCTTTGATCTGATCGAAGGTAGTGTAGAAGGAAGAGAGGTGACTGGCATCTGTATTCTGAGATACGTGGCTGAGGGTGTGCAGCAGCTCTACCTGGACCTGAAGAGGAGAGTTGGAGAGCTTACGCAGCAGCTGGGTCTCAGTCACGATCTTAGTGGGCATCAGATTTAAGATGAGGAGGTTCAGAGGGCGGATATCCTGGTGCATAGCCCGGTACTCCGTCATAACAAAGATGTTTTCTCCCTCCAATGTAGTAGTAGCAGGAAGGGAATCGGGAATTTTAATGGGCATGGGAATGACCTACCTTATAATATAGAATTCGTAAAAATAGGGTATCATAACTGGGAAGGATGCGCAAGGCGTATTTCTGAGGATAAATGTAGCTCACTGGTGGACAAAATAGGGGGAAAAGACCTTATTTCGGGAAGAGAAGAAAAAATTCGAAAAATATGAAAAAACCTGTTGACAAATGGAGGGAGCAGTGGTATTCTATCAAAGCTGTCCGCGAGACAGTGGTTTCCAAATCAAAAGCGAGCTTGAATGAGAGAACAAAAACCACCTGACGGTGCGAAAAAAGTTCTTGACAAGCGAACTGAGATATGGTAAACTAATCAAGTCGCCTGCGAGGGCGGCTGATAAGGGAGAAGCCCGCCGGGCTGACCTGAGAGCTGAAAAAAGTTTGAAAAAACTTTAAAAAAGCTCTTGACAAGGTCGAAACGGTGTGGTAAAATGAACTCCCGCCGCTGCAAAGCGGTGTGTACCTTGTAAATTAAACAACGTGACAAACACGAAGCACCAAATTGGATTTGGTTGTTCAAACAAGCTTAGCTTGAAGGACAATCGTTAAATTTCTTTGAAGCTAGTTTTTAAGCTTCAATAAAGTGATTTGAAGAGCCTTAGCTCTTTAGATACCATTTTATTGAGAGTTTGATCCTGGCTCAGGATGAACGCTGGCGGCGTGCTTAACACATGCAAGTCGAACGGAGTGCCTTTGAAAGAGGATTCGTCCAATTGATAAGGTTACTTAGTGGCGGACGGGTGAGTAACGCGTGAGGAACCTGCCTTGGAGTGGGGAATAACACAGTGAAAATTGTGCTAATACCGCATAATGCAGTTGGGTCGCATGACTCTGACTGCCAAAGATTTATCGCTCTGAGATGGCCTCGCGTCTGATTAGCTAGTTGGTGGGGTAACGGCCCACCAAGGCGACGATCAGTAGCCGGACTGAGAGGTTGGCCGGCCACATTGGGACTGAGACACGGCCCAGACTCCTACGGGAGGCAGCAGTGGGGAATATTGGGCAATGGGCGCAAGCCTGACCCAGCAACGCCGCGTGAAGGAAGAAGGCTTTCGGGTTGTAAACTTCTTTTCTTAGGGACGAAGCAAGTGACGGTACCTAAGGAATAAGCCACGGCTAACTACGTGCCAGCAGCCGCGGTAATACGTAGGTGGCAAGCGTTATCCGGATTTACTGGGTGTAAAGGGCGTGTAGGCGGGATTGCAAGTCAGATGTGAAAACCACGGGCTCAACCTGTGGCCTGCATTTGAAACTGTAGTTCTTGAGTACTGGAGAGGCAGACGGAATTCCTAGTGTAGCGGTGAAATGCGTAGATATTAGGAGGAACACCAGTGGCGAAGGCGGTCTGCTGGACAGCAACTGACGCTGAGGCGCGAAAGCGTGGGGAGCAAACAGGATTAGATACCCTGGTAGTCCACGCTGTAAACGATGGATACTAGGTGTGGGGGGTCTGACCCCCTCCGTGCCGCAGTTAACACAATAAGTATCCCACCTGGGGAGTACGATCGCAAGGTTGAAACTCAAAGGAATTGACGGGGGCCCGCACAAGCGGTGGAGTATGTGGTTTAATTCGAAGCAACGCGAAGAACCTTACCAGGGCTTGACATCCCGAGGCCCGGTCTAGAGATAGACCTTTCTCTTCGGAGACCTCGGTGACAGGTGGTGCATGGTTGTCGTCAGCTCGTGTCGTGAGATGTTGGGTTAAGTCCCGCAACGAGCGCAACCCCTATTGTTAGTTGCTACGCAAGAGCACTCTAGCGAGACTGCCGTTGACAAAACGGAGGAAGGTGGGGACGACGTCAAATCATCATGCCCCTTATGTCCTGGGCCACACACGTACTACAATGGTGGTTAACAGAGGGAGGCAATACCGCGAGGTGGAGCAAACCCCTAAAAGCCATCCCAGTTCGGATTGCAGGCTGCAACCCGCCTGCATGAAGTTGGAATCGCTAGTAATCGCGGATCAGCATGCCGCGGTGAATACGTTCCCGGGCCTTGTACACACCGCCCGTCACACCATGAGAGTCGGGAACACCCGAAGTCCGTAGCCTAACCGCAAGGGGGGCGCGGCCGAAGGTGGGTTCGATAATTGGGGTGAAGTCGTAACAAGGTAGCCGTATCGGAAGGTGCGGCTGGATCACCTCCTTTCTAAGGAGACTTCAACGAAGCATGTTCTTTGTTGTAACGTCCTAGGTCAGTAAGTGCTGAGTCGTCACGTTGTTTAATTTAGAGGGTACACACTGCGGCGCGAGAAAAAAGCTCTGCGGGCCCATAGCTCAGCTGGCTAGAGCGCACGACTGATAATCGTGAGGTCGGTGGTTCGAGTCCACTTGGGCCCACCACTTGAATCTTTCGCGACGTGGGGGTATAGCTCAGCTGGGAGAGCGCCTGCCTTGCAAGCAGGAGGCC
Encoded here:
- the metA gene encoding homoserine O-succinyltransferase, which codes for MPIKIPDSLPATTTLEGENIFVMTEYRAMHQDIRPLNLLILNLMPTKIVTETQLLRKLSNSPLQVQVELLHTLSHVSQNTDASHLSSFYTTFDQIKDRKYDGMIITGAPVENLDFTDVDYWDELCEIMEWTKTHVHSTLHICWGAQAGLYYHYNIPKYDLGKKLFGVFPHTVVRKRSPLFRGFDDIFYVPHSRYTENKLEDVLAVPELQLLAVSEQAGVFAVKSQDNRRFFITGHPEYDPDTLANEYFRDVNKGIDINVPDNYFPNDDPTQPPLVRWRSAAQLFYTNWLNYYVYQTTPYDIRDI